A genomic region of Nymphaea colorata isolate Beijing-Zhang1983 chromosome 2, ASM883128v2, whole genome shotgun sequence contains the following coding sequences:
- the LOC116248443 gene encoding uncharacterized protein LOC116248443: protein MSSMVVKQVADAKFYEYGMRNNGNSGVCDRKQQLQSGKKVALRDLQNQTANLVPMTQGNSPLQKDVDSSKLSGGKRAKPTCSNPQCQQSICSCSKENLVYVRRKLETESFNLNVCDDGGFNSDAHTDENNLGGSFNELQGSNASQFLMFGSTPFPSLQPTQEPSFSHGIGKLSDYVDSGEPNNTSAHPTTVDSQGNCLQHWKERFVRLQIFLKQCDEASRDDYVQMLRSLSAVGRSRHAVELEKRAIHLLLEEGKELHRMKALNVLGKSLPKNMTSLSHPHSVQAVSENIP, encoded by the exons ATGAGTTCCATGGTGGTCAAACAAGTTGCTGATGCCAAATTTTATGAGTATGGTATGAGAAACAACGGGAATAGTGGAGTCTGTGACAGAAAGCAGCAACTGCAGTCAGGCAAAAAGGTGGCATTGAGAGATTTACAGAATCAAACTGCAAATTTGGTTCCAATGACCCAGGGAAATTCTCCCTTGCAAAAAGATGTAGACAGTTCCAAGTTATCGGGTGGAAAAAGAGCAAAACCCACGTGCTCAAATCCTCAGTGTCAACAGTCAATATGCAGTTGTTCAAAGGAAAACCTTGTCTATGTTCGCAGGAAATTAGAGACGGAGTCGTTCAATCTAAATGTTTGTGATGATGGTGGATTCAATTCAGATGCTCATACTGATGAAAACAATTTGGGTGGCTCGTTTAATGAGCTGCAAGGATCAAATGCTTCCCAGTTTCTGATGTTTGGTTCAACTCCTTTTCCCTCACTGCAGCCTACACAAGAACCTTCATTCTCCCATGGTATTGGGAAGCTGAGTGATTATGTGGATTCAGGAGAACCAAACAACACCAGTGCACATCCCACTACAGTTGATTCTCAAGGGAATTGTCTTCAGCATTGGAAGGAGCGCTTTGTTCGCTTGCagatatttttgaaacaatGTGACGAAGCAAGTCGTGATGACTATGTCCAGA TGTTACGGTCCCTATCAGCTGTTGGCAGAAGCAGGCATGCTGTTGAGCTGGAGAAAAGGGCAATCCATCTCTTGTTGGAGGAAG GTAAAGAGCTGCACCGCATGAAGGCTCTGAATGTTCTCGGAAAATCTCTGCCGAAGAACATGACCTCTCTTTCTCATCCTCACTCTGTACAGGCAGTTTCAGAAAATATTCCATAG